The proteins below are encoded in one region of Polypterus senegalus isolate Bchr_013 chromosome 2, ASM1683550v1, whole genome shotgun sequence:
- the LOC120524165 gene encoding olfactory receptor 1E5-like, which translates to MGGGPFLKNELTKSAMMWNGTVTVSEFVLHCAIDPEQRTITIVSLALINLVTLIGNLLVIAVITMNPHLKTPMFLYICFLAIIDVVNSTNVIPRMLAILLFNSSTVPYGPCLLQLPVVYYLGVLEGNLLLVMACDHYVAVVYPLRYPSIVTSKVVWASIFLVNIIGAVILTPYLVYVRELSFCRTNVLPYCFCDYATMVQIACTDDPNYIVILSITTGISASYCVTLTLFSYYKIARAALKISSVKGKQKVFSTLLTHLLWASSIAL; encoded by the exons ATGGGTGGGGGTCCCTTCTTGAAAA ATGAATTGACGAAGTCAGCCATGATGTGGAATGGGACAGTGACAGTGTCAGAGTTTGTACTACATTGTGCGATAGACCCTGAGCAGAGGACCATTACAATCGTGTCACTTGCTCTCATCAACTTGGTGACACTCATTGGAAACCTGCTAGTAATTGCAGTTATCACTATGAACCCTCATCTCAAGACACCGATGTTTTTGTACATCTGCTTCTTAGCCATCATTGATGTCGTTAACAGCACCAATGTTATACCACGTATGCTGGCTATCCTGCTCTTCAACTCTTCAACCGTGCCTTACGGACCCTGCTTACTGCAGCTGCCTGTCGTGTACTACCTTGGGGTTTTGGAGGGCAATCTTTTGCTAGTTATGGCCTGTGACCACTATGTGGCAGTGGTTTATCCCCTGAGGTATCCATCGATTGTTACGAGTAAAGTCGTCTGGGCCAGCATCTTCCTGGTGAACATTATTGGTGCGGTGATCCTTACGCCATACCTGGTTTATGTAAGAGAACTCTCCTTTTGTCGCACCAATGTCTTGCCTTACTGTTTCTGTGACTATGCGACAATGGTTCAAATCGCATGTACCGATGACCCCAATTATATTGTCATTTTGTCCATCACAACAGGAATATCGGCATCATACTGTGTGACGCTGACCCTCTTTTCCTACTACAAAATCGCTCGAGCTGCTCTGAAGATCTCCTCCGTCAAAGGGAAACAGAAGGTCTTCAGTACTCTGCTGACCCACCTGCTCTGGGCCTCTTCTATTGCCCTCTGA